The following proteins come from a genomic window of Candidatus Methylomirabilota bacterium:
- a CDS encoding lytic transglycosylase domain-containing protein, translating to LPAEPAEALAGDPAFARVELLRRVGLVEDAVQELEELTPLAAGDPARLYGVSSVFAQAERYHLALRIFRRYLAPLAASGDPGLPSAFWEIFYPFAWRAELTEAAVAAGLDPYLVAAVVREESSYYPRAVSRSGARGLMQLMTGTAALLAPQRDLDDPAHNLKIGARFLAALVRDFGDTRLALAAYNAGPQRARRWWTVRRTDDVEAFIEQIPYEETRFYVKKVVLSWDEYRRIYGGR from the coding sequence GCTGCCCGCCGAGCCGGCCGAGGCGCTCGCGGGCGACCCCGCCTTCGCGCGCGTCGAACTCCTGCGGCGCGTCGGGCTCGTCGAGGACGCCGTCCAGGAGCTGGAGGAGCTGACCCCGCTCGCCGCGGGCGACCCGGCGCGGCTCTACGGCGTCTCGAGCGTGTTCGCGCAGGCGGAGCGGTATCACCTGGCGCTTCGGATCTTCCGGCGCTATCTGGCGCCGCTCGCGGCCTCCGGCGATCCCGGGCTGCCGAGCGCCTTCTGGGAGATCTTCTATCCGTTCGCCTGGCGCGCCGAGCTGACCGAGGCGGCCGTCGCGGCCGGGCTCGACCCCTACCTCGTCGCGGCCGTCGTGCGCGAGGAGTCGAGCTACTACCCGCGCGCGGTCTCGCGCTCGGGCGCGCGCGGCCTCATGCAGCTCATGACCGGCACGGCGGCGCTGCTCGCGCCGCAACGGGATCTCGACGACCCGGCCCACAACCTGAAAATCGGCGCGCGCTTCCTGGCGGCGCTCGTGCGCGACTTCGGCGACACGCGCCTGGCGCTCGCCGCCTACAACGCGGGGCCCCAGCGCGCCCGCCGGTGGTGGACCGTCCGGCGCACCGACGACGTCGAGGCGTTCATCGAGCAGATCCCCTACGAAGAGACGCGCTTCTACG